One window of Mucilaginibacter inviolabilis genomic DNA carries:
- the hemH gene encoding ferrochelatase: MRKGILLVNLGTPDSQAVGDVRKYLAEFLMDKRVIDIHPFLRFLLVRGLIIPFRAPKSARLYRGIWNDRTGSPLLHFSNLQLQLLKLELGDDYVIELGMRYQYPSIELALHKLKSAGVQSIVVIPLFPQYASATTGSVIAEVMRVMRRWPTILPLAVRGAFYDHPLFIDAFTEKIQRYNRGSYDHILFSFHGLPERQLRACDPSGTYCLAQKNCCAVLTEINRNCYAAQCHETARLIAAELKLTRADYCVCFQSRLGKQEWIKPHTSTTIRQLAASGKRRLLVVCPAFVSDCLETLQEIAVEYRQEFIAAGGEELLLVESLNESPLFIRALQEMATGIAVHPLV, from the coding sequence ATGCGCAAAGGGATTTTACTGGTCAATTTAGGTACGCCGGACAGTCAGGCGGTGGGCGATGTCAGGAAATACCTGGCGGAGTTTTTAATGGATAAAAGGGTGATCGATATTCACCCTTTTTTGCGTTTTCTACTTGTGCGCGGGCTTATTATACCTTTTCGCGCGCCAAAATCAGCCAGGCTCTACCGCGGGATCTGGAATGACCGGACCGGCTCTCCCTTGCTGCATTTCAGTAATCTGCAGCTGCAATTGCTCAAACTGGAACTGGGCGATGATTACGTCATCGAACTGGGCATGCGATACCAATACCCCTCTATCGAACTGGCATTGCATAAACTGAAATCCGCCGGTGTTCAAAGCATCGTCGTCATTCCGCTTTTTCCGCAATATGCCTCGGCTACAACGGGTTCTGTGATCGCTGAAGTGATGCGGGTGATGCGGCGCTGGCCGACTATTTTGCCGCTTGCGGTCAGGGGGGCGTTCTACGATCATCCCCTGTTCATCGATGCCTTTACAGAAAAGATACAACGTTACAACCGCGGTTCCTATGATCATATACTGTTCAGCTTTCATGGCTTGCCGGAAAGGCAGTTAAGAGCCTGTGATCCCTCCGGAACGTATTGTCTGGCGCAGAAAAATTGCTGTGCCGTATTAACTGAAATAAACCGGAACTGCTACGCGGCCCAATGCCACGAAACCGCCAGGCTGATCGCCGCGGAGCTGAAACTCACACGTGCGGATTACTGCGTGTGCTTTCAATCGCGGCTCGGAAAACAGGAATGGATAAAACCCCACACTTCCACCACTATCCGGCAATTGGCGGCATCCGGTAAAAGAAGATTATTGGTGGTATGTCCTGCTTTTGTCTCCGATTGCCTGGAAACCCTGCAGGAGATCGCCGTAGAATACCGGCAGGAATTTATAGCAGCCGGCGGCGAAGAACTGTTACTGGTGGAAAGCCTGAATGAGTCACCCTTATTTATCCGGGCGCTGCAGGAAATGGCAACAGGAATAGCTGTCCACCCGCTTGTTTAA
- the adhP gene encoding alcohol dehydrogenase AdhP encodes MNFFNKSDMIPQKMKAAVIREFGKPLQIEQVEVKTPHANQILVKVIACGVCHTDLHACNGDWPVKPKLPLIPGHEAIGYVVAMGAEVKDIREGDIVGVPWLYSACGCCEFCITGWETLCGTQQNGGYSVDGGFAEYVLADPRYVARFPKGINFTEMAPIICAGVTVYKGLKETEVKPGEWVAISGVGGLGHLAVQYAKAMGMHVAAIDIADDKLSLAKKLGADLVVNAGEEDPGAFLQKETGGMHGVLVTAVSPIAFQQGISALRRKGTIALNGLPKGNFDLSIFETVLNRYTVRGSIVGTRKDMQEAIAFAVEGKVKATVHAAKLEDINQVFDKMKKGQIDGRVVLEIAKP; translated from the coding sequence ATGAACTTTTTTAATAAATCCGATATGATACCTCAAAAAATGAAAGCGGCAGTGATCCGCGAATTTGGTAAACCCTTGCAGATCGAGCAGGTGGAAGTTAAAACACCACATGCTAATCAGATATTAGTAAAAGTGATCGCCTGTGGCGTTTGCCATACCGACCTGCATGCCTGTAATGGTGATTGGCCGGTAAAACCCAAACTTCCGCTGATACCGGGGCATGAAGCCATTGGTTATGTCGTGGCGATGGGAGCGGAGGTAAAAGATATCCGGGAAGGTGATATTGTTGGTGTGCCCTGGTTGTACAGCGCCTGCGGTTGCTGTGAATTTTGCATCACCGGCTGGGAAACGCTATGCGGGACCCAGCAGAATGGCGGTTATAGTGTCGACGGCGGTTTCGCGGAATATGTCCTGGCTGATCCCAGGTATGTAGCACGCTTTCCAAAAGGCATTAATTTTACAGAAATGGCGCCGATCATCTGTGCCGGTGTAACGGTTTATAAGGGACTGAAGGAAACCGAGGTGAAACCGGGAGAATGGGTAGCCATTTCCGGTGTTGGGGGGCTGGGACACCTGGCCGTTCAGTATGCGAAAGCCATGGGCATGCATGTCGCCGCTATAGATATCGCCGATGATAAGCTGAGCCTGGCCAAAAAACTGGGCGCCGATCTCGTCGTGAATGCGGGAGAAGAGGATCCCGGAGCCTTTCTTCAAAAAGAAACAGGAGGGATGCACGGCGTCTTGGTTACGGCTGTTTCCCCGATAGCGTTTCAGCAGGGTATTTCGGCCTTGCGCCGTAAGGGAACCATCGCCCTGAACGGCTTGCCCAAAGGGAATTTCGACCTTTCGATATTCGAAACGGTATTGAACCGCTATACGGTCCGCGGGTCCATCGTCGGAACCCGTAAGGATATGCAGGAAGCTATTGCCTTTGCCGTTGAAGGCAAGGTGAAAGCAACGGTGCATGCCGCAAAGCTGGAAGATATCAATCAAGTCTTCGATAAGATGAAAAAAGGCCAGATCGACGGACGCGTCGTGCTGGAAATCGCCAAACCCTGA
- a CDS encoding sulfite exporter TauE/SafE family protein gives MSSNQIAFFIGLFGSLHCIGMCGPLAFAIPSFDTRWWRIIIDKITYNAGRVMTYSFLGLLIGLLGRQLWLAGLQQGVSVISGVLIIGAGFSRVIKVEFSKSRLMSGFLSPVNRLIGYALKHKAGHLAVGMLNGFLPCGFVYLALIGAVNTSSPYASAGYMFWFGLGTFPLMLLATAGSGFIGPLFRRRINSAMPYLMVCLGCWFVLRGLGMDIPYLSPAKQASGVASCH, from the coding sequence ATGAGCAGTAACCAGATCGCTTTTTTTATTGGCCTGTTCGGCAGCTTGCACTGCATCGGTATGTGCGGACCGCTGGCTTTCGCAATTCCCTCCTTTGATACCCGCTGGTGGCGGATCATCATCGACAAAATTACTTATAACGCCGGACGTGTGATGACCTACTCGTTTTTGGGTTTGCTGATCGGTTTGCTGGGGCGCCAGCTTTGGCTGGCCGGGCTGCAACAGGGTGTCAGCGTGATCAGCGGCGTGCTCATTATTGGTGCCGGCTTTTCCAGGGTGATCAAAGTTGAATTTTCCAAAAGCCGGCTGATGTCCGGATTCCTGTCGCCGGTAAACCGGCTGATCGGTTATGCCTTAAAACATAAAGCTGGGCATCTCGCCGTCGGTATGTTGAACGGGTTCCTGCCCTGTGGTTTTGTTTACCTGGCATTGATCGGCGCGGTCAATACCTCATCTCCTTATGCATCAGCCGGCTATATGTTCTGGTTTGGGCTCGGTACTTTCCCGTTAATGCTGCTCGCCACGGCCGGTTCCGGATTTATAGGTCCCTTGTTCCGCCGGCGCATCAATAGCGCAATGCCTTACCTGATGGTTTGCCTGGGCTGCTGGTTTGTACTGCGCGGCCTGGGTATGGATATCCCTTACCTGAGCCCTGCAAAACAAGCCTCCGGTGTTGCTAGTTGTCACTAA
- a CDS encoding FixH family protein has product MNWGKGIILGMALFILFILGMCVHMFRMSADEYDHHYYEKGLNFDQDYNKEKQVVTDQARPQIRIDGDSVRIVFRKAAKGNVRFIRPSSEALDKVFSLNTAEGKTAAFAVAALVKGRWRLVLEWNSGQKDYLYEQEVDLR; this is encoded by the coding sequence ATGAACTGGGGAAAAGGAATTATTTTGGGCATGGCCCTGTTTATACTGTTCATCCTCGGCATGTGTGTGCACATGTTTAGGATGTCCGCCGATGAATACGATCATCATTATTATGAAAAGGGCCTGAATTTCGATCAGGACTATAATAAGGAAAAACAGGTTGTCACCGATCAGGCCAGGCCGCAAATCCGGATCGACGGGGATTCTGTCCGTATTGTTTTTAGGAAAGCCGCGAAGGGTAATGTCCGGTTTATCAGACCTTCTAGCGAGGCGCTTGATAAAGTATTTTCCCTGAATACCGCTGAGGGGAAAACGGCTGCGTTTGCTGTTGCCGCGCTCGTCAAAGGGCGCTGGCGGCTGGTTTTGGAATGGAACAGCGGCCAAAAGGATTATTTATACGAACAGGAGGTGGATCTCCGATGA
- the ccoG gene encoding cytochrome c oxidase accessory protein CcoG, translated as MMDGLLVAKETQKRPWLYPLIRKGKLYRWRSRISYVYLAVFFAGPFLRINGQPLLLLDFMDRQFVILGQVFWPQDIFLFVLASLVFFVCIVLFTIAFGRIFCGWICPQTIFMELVFRKIEVWIEGSPTKAKKLDAGPWTKEKVFKKGSKHTLFMLISFLISNTFLAYIVGSGSLIRIITEPVRAHWVGLISIWVFTLVFYLIYSRVREQVCTLFCPYGRLQGVMIDEHTLVVAYDDVRGEPRGKLNKKDDPLHQHKGDCVDCGLCVDVCPTGIDIRKGTQLECINCTACIDVCNEVMTKINRQPNLIGFYSENMIREKAKPSLTGRMMGYGGVIVMMMTVLCYFIFSRGDMDLSILRSAGLLYQEQPGHYISNIYNAEIINKSSKNRRVAIVPADPAVKVKYIQAPGEVNAGGSVKTVFFLMIQDKNIKAEKTDVKINLVFDNRIIQTVSTTFVGPSND; from the coding sequence ATGATGGACGGACTGTTGGTAGCAAAAGAAACACAAAAACGCCCCTGGCTCTATCCGCTGATCCGGAAAGGTAAGCTGTATCGCTGGCGTTCCAGGATCAGCTATGTTTACCTGGCTGTATTTTTTGCCGGGCCGTTTTTGCGCATCAACGGACAGCCGCTTTTACTGCTGGATTTTATGGACCGGCAGTTTGTTATCCTGGGCCAGGTTTTCTGGCCCCAGGATATTTTCCTGTTTGTACTCGCTTCGCTGGTTTTTTTCGTGTGCATTGTCTTATTTACCATCGCGTTCGGCCGCATTTTTTGCGGATGGATCTGCCCGCAAACCATTTTCATGGAGTTGGTATTCCGGAAAATAGAGGTCTGGATCGAGGGAAGCCCCACGAAAGCTAAAAAACTGGACGCCGGTCCCTGGACAAAGGAGAAGGTTTTCAAAAAAGGTTCAAAGCATACCCTGTTTATGTTGATTTCTTTTTTGATATCCAATACCTTCCTCGCCTATATCGTTGGCAGCGGAAGTCTGATCAGGATCATTACGGAACCGGTAAGGGCTCATTGGGTAGGATTGATCAGCATCTGGGTATTTACACTGGTCTTTTATCTGATATACAGCAGGGTACGGGAACAGGTATGTACGCTGTTCTGTCCCTATGGGCGTTTACAGGGTGTGATGATCGATGAGCATACCCTCGTTGTGGCCTATGATGATGTCCGGGGCGAGCCCCGGGGGAAACTAAACAAAAAGGATGATCCGCTCCATCAGCATAAAGGGGATTGTGTGGATTGCGGCCTGTGCGTGGATGTTTGCCCGACAGGCATCGACATCCGGAAGGGCACGCAGCTGGAATGTATCAACTGCACCGCCTGTATCGATGTGTGTAACGAGGTGATGACTAAAATAAACAGGCAACCAAACCTGATTGGCTTCTATTCTGAAAATATGATCCGGGAAAAGGCAAAGCCATCCCTCACCGGGAGAATGATGGGATATGGCGGGGTTATCGTCATGATGATGACGGTACTCTGTTACTTCATTTTCAGCAGGGGCGATATGGACCTGAGCATCTTACGGAGCGCGGGATTGCTTTACCAGGAACAGCCGGGTCATTATATCAGTAATATCTACAACGCGGAAATTATCAATAAATCCAGCAAGAACAGAAGGGTGGCCATAGTTCCGGCTGACCCCGCGGTTAAAGTAAAATATATCCAGGCACCGGGGGAGGTCAATGCGGGCGGATCAGTAAAAACGGTCTTTTTCCTGATGATTCAGGACAAGAACATTAAAGCTGAAAAAACGGATGTGAAAATTAACCTGGTGTTTGACAACAGAATTATACAAACGGTCAGCACCACTTTTGTGGGGCCATCAAACGATTAA
- a CDS encoding cbb3-type cytochrome c oxidase N-terminal domain-containing protein has translation MKYHRILLMTASLLFAIQPAMASDDSLIPGDVMNYIGFGAIVSMLLLFVIVMLVLLKTFKILTRVVLREQGLTPAEIDAEMNPVKPKKEKKPKAAVWEKLLSLKPLAEEQELLIAHDYDGIQELDNPIPAWFMYLFYGTITFAVGYLLNYHVFKTGQLQYAEYRTEMAQADIEKKAFLSKAANRVDENTVKLVHDPAVIASGQAIFKSTCAPCHGEHAQGNVGPNLTDDYWLHGGKINDLFKTIKYGVLSKGMPTWEKQLSPKQISDVANFIESLHGSNPAGAKAPQGTKEADTNQKLVANK, from the coding sequence ATGAAATACCACCGGATACTCCTGATGACAGCCTCGTTGCTGTTTGCTATACAGCCGGCCATGGCCAGCGATGACAGCCTGATACCCGGGGATGTCATGAACTATATCGGCTTTGGCGCCATTGTAAGCATGTTACTGCTCTTCGTGATCGTCATGCTGGTGCTGTTAAAGACTTTTAAGATACTGACCAGGGTCGTATTAAGGGAGCAGGGTTTGACGCCGGCAGAAATAGACGCCGAAATGAACCCGGTAAAACCTAAAAAAGAAAAGAAACCGAAAGCAGCGGTATGGGAAAAATTATTATCCCTTAAACCCCTGGCCGAAGAGCAGGAACTGCTGATTGCCCATGATTATGATGGCATCCAGGAGCTCGACAACCCGATCCCCGCATGGTTTATGTACCTGTTTTATGGTACGATCACTTTCGCGGTGGGTTACCTGCTGAATTACCACGTATTTAAAACCGGGCAGCTGCAATATGCGGAATACCGGACGGAAATGGCGCAGGCGGATATCGAAAAGAAGGCCTTTTTAAGTAAAGCGGCGAACCGCGTGGATGAAAATACCGTGAAGCTGGTACACGATCCTGCGGTGATCGCCTCTGGACAGGCTATATTCAAAAGTACCTGCGCCCCCTGTCATGGTGAGCATGCCCAGGGAAACGTAGGTCCCAACCTGACCGACGATTACTGGCTGCACGGCGGAAAGATCAATGACCTTTTTAAAACCATCAAGTACGGGGTTTTATCGAAAGGTATGCCAACCTGGGAAAAACAACTCTCGCCCAAACAGATTTCCGATGTGGCCAATTTTATCGAATCGCTGCATGGTTCCAACCCTGCAGGTGCCAAGGCGCCACAAGGAACCAAAGAAGCGGACACAAATCAAAAACTCGTTGCCAATAAATAA
- the ccoN gene encoding cytochrome-c oxidase, cbb3-type subunit I, translating into MQPEKFYYDNKIVRNFGIATVVWGIIGMTVGLIAAIQLFLPGANMHNQYTTFGRIRPLHTNAVIFAFVGNAIFMGVYYSLQRLLKARMFSDMLSQVHFWGWQLIIVSAVITLPLGFTTSHEYAELEWPIDIAITIIWVVFGWNMFGTIFKRRERHLYVAIWFYIATFVTIAVLHIVNSFELPVSPFKSYMGYAGVQDALVQWWYGHNAVAFFLTTPYLGMMYYFLPKMANRPIYSYKLSILHFWALIFIYIWAGPHHLLYTTLPGWAQSLGVAFSIMLIAPSWGGMINGLLTLRGAWDKVRDDVILKFMVVGLTAYGMATFEGPMLSLKQVNGIAHFSDWIIAHVHVGALGWNGFLTFAILYWLIPRIYKTELFSKKMASFHFWIGTLGILFYAIPMYWAGFTQSLMLKEFTPEGMLKYPNFLETTLQILPMHMMRAAGGAMYLLGVIVMGYNLTRTALQGKLVANEAAQAMPLVPAHEIAPESSWHRRLERRPIQMLIAALLVILVGTFVELMPTLTISSNIPTIAAVKPYTPLELQGRDLYIREGCSNCHSQTVRPFRSETERYGEYSKAGEFVYDHPFLWGSKRTGPDLAREGQKYGNAWHYNHLMDPRLMSPGSIMPEYDWLISQKLDTTTTRAKIHAMRILGVPYPLGYENMANRDLDKQAKQISDNLYLDKIKVKNNREIIALIAYLQRLGTDIKANKTASNP; encoded by the coding sequence ATGCAACCCGAAAAATTTTACTATGACAACAAGATCGTCCGGAATTTTGGTATTGCTACCGTAGTCTGGGGGATCATTGGCATGACCGTCGGCCTGATCGCCGCCATCCAGTTATTCCTCCCGGGCGCCAATATGCACAACCAGTACACCACCTTTGGGCGCATCCGGCCACTCCACACCAATGCGGTAATTTTCGCCTTTGTGGGCAATGCTATTTTTATGGGGGTATATTACTCTCTGCAGCGACTGCTGAAGGCAAGAATGTTTAGCGATATGCTTAGCCAGGTCCATTTCTGGGGCTGGCAACTGATCATCGTTTCCGCAGTTATTACACTGCCACTCGGTTTTACCACCTCACATGAATACGCGGAACTGGAATGGCCGATAGATATCGCCATCACCATCATTTGGGTGGTGTTCGGCTGGAATATGTTCGGTACCATTTTTAAACGCCGCGAAAGACATCTTTACGTAGCGATCTGGTTTTACATCGCGACGTTTGTTACCATTGCCGTGCTGCATATTGTCAACTCCTTTGAACTGCCGGTATCCCCCTTTAAAAGTTATATGGGTTACGCCGGTGTGCAGGACGCGCTGGTACAATGGTGGTACGGCCATAATGCTGTCGCATTTTTCCTGACCACACCTTATTTGGGCATGATGTATTATTTCCTGCCGAAAATGGCTAACCGCCCGATCTATTCCTATAAATTAAGTATCCTGCATTTTTGGGCGCTGATCTTTATCTATATCTGGGCAGGCCCTCACCACCTGTTGTATACCACGCTGCCGGGCTGGGCGCAATCACTGGGTGTAGCCTTTTCCATTATGCTGATCGCTCCGAGCTGGGGCGGTATGATCAACGGTTTATTGACCCTTCGCGGGGCCTGGGATAAGGTAAGGGATGATGTGATCCTGAAATTTATGGTTGTCGGACTTACCGCTTATGGCATGGCCACTTTCGAAGGCCCCATGCTTTCCCTCAAACAGGTGAACGGTATCGCGCATTTCAGCGACTGGATCATTGCCCACGTGCATGTCGGCGCATTGGGTTGGAACGGTTTCTTAACTTTTGCTATCCTGTACTGGCTGATACCCCGTATCTATAAAACGGAATTGTTTTCTAAAAAGATGGCTTCCTTTCATTTCTGGATCGGGACGCTTGGTATCCTTTTTTATGCCATTCCGATGTATTGGGCCGGTTTTACGCAAAGCCTCATGCTGAAGGAATTTACGCCCGAAGGTATGTTAAAATACCCTAACTTTTTAGAAACGACCCTCCAGATCCTCCCCATGCATATGATGCGTGCCGCAGGGGGAGCCATGTACCTGCTTGGGGTTATCGTCATGGGATATAACCTTACACGTACCGCCTTACAGGGCAAGCTGGTGGCTAATGAAGCGGCGCAAGCTATGCCGCTGGTGCCAGCTCACGAAATCGCCCCGGAAAGCAGCTGGCACCGCAGGCTGGAGCGCCGGCCGATCCAGATGCTGATCGCCGCGTTATTGGTCATTCTTGTCGGAACCTTTGTGGAGTTGATGCCTACTTTAACAATTTCATCTAATATCCCAACTATCGCGGCGGTTAAGCCTTATACACCATTGGAACTACAGGGCAGGGACCTCTATATCCGGGAAGGCTGTTCCAACTGCCACTCGCAGACCGTCAGGCCGTTCCGCTCGGAAACGGAACGCTACGGTGAGTACAGTAAAGCCGGCGAATTTGTTTACGATCACCCGTTTTTATGGGGTTCCAAACGTACAGGACCCGACCTGGCCAGGGAAGGGCAGAAATATGGTAATGCCTGGCACTATAATCACCTGATGGACCCGCGCCTGATGTCGCCCGGCAGTATTATGCCGGAGTATGACTGGCTGATCTCGCAGAAATTGGACACGACCACGACACGTGCCAAAATACACGCCATGCGCATATTAGGCGTTCCCTATCCTTTGGGTTATGAAAATATGGCCAACCGGGACCTGGATAAACAGGCGAAACAGATCAGCGATAATCTGTACCTGGACAAGATCAAGGTTAAAAATAACCGGGAGATCATAGCGCTCATCGCCTACCTGCAACGCCTGGGAACGGATATCAAAGCCAATAAAACAGCCAGTAACCCTTAA
- the ccoS gene encoding cbb3-type cytochrome oxidase assembly protein CcoS, giving the protein MTIIYFLIGCSVLLALIFLGAFFWAQRTGQHEDLYTPSMRILLDDDDPDAEEK; this is encoded by the coding sequence ATGACGATCATCTATTTCCTGATCGGCTGCAGCGTTTTGCTTGCCCTGATCTTCCTGGGCGCATTTTTCTGGGCCCAGCGTACCGGGCAACACGAAGATCTCTATACCCCATCCATGCGGATCCTGCTGGATGATGACGACCCGGATGCCGAAGAAAAATGA
- a CDS encoding heavy metal translocating P-type ATPase: MPETITHVKPSCYHCGDECLTTSYQIEEKQFCCQGCRSVYEILSGAGLCSYYHYNDHPGTTRARTDKRFDYLNDPVILAGLLDYTDERLSVITLYIPQIHCSSCLWLLEQLNRFNPAIYYSRVDFLKKQLIVRFDPKTFSLRQLAELLYDVGYEPLISLQDIIQKQNKAEKGNLVQKIAVAGFCFGNVMLLSFPEYFGLSGYEQTFRHFFGYLNILFTLPVVFFSGRGYFISAWHNLKKGILNIDFPLALGIAVLFLRTAAEVITHTGAGFADTLCGLVFFLLIGRFVQQKTYHHISFERDYRSFFPVAVQIVAEGKEKPVPLSGLVTGHRMVIRHNEIIPADAILLKGQALIDFSFVTGESVPVNKTLGEIIYAGGRQTGEAIELEVIKPVSQSYLTQLWNNEAFTRKQDNRMKTFNETVSKYFTIVLIAIAVGSLLAWLPFNYRRGIDAFTAVLIVACPCALALSTPFTMSAALSIFDRNFFYLKNTAVVEQMARVNTLVMDKTGTITTGRGKRIDLSGELTGDQQQLIYSACVNSIHPLSRMICQYFGALEKLPVAYYQELPGKGITATINGHLLRIGSGKFLFGYFTETKLVTRVHIMIDGSYLGYFTFLQEYREGMERIGALKSAYSLYLLSGDQDHERDELLRFFPDRGHLHFSQSPQQKLDRIEALQLQGHRVMMLGDGLNDSGALKQSDLGVAVTDDVNNFSPGSDAILDGRSFHNLPAFLRFSKDTVKIIHASFLISLTYNLVGLSYAVTGRLSPLVAAVLMPLSTVTIISFTTLATHFAAKRRNLI; encoded by the coding sequence ATGCCGGAAACCATAACTCATGTCAAACCCAGCTGCTATCACTGCGGTGACGAATGCCTGACCACGTCTTATCAAATAGAAGAAAAACAATTCTGCTGCCAGGGTTGCCGGAGCGTCTATGAAATATTGTCCGGCGCCGGGCTTTGCAGCTATTATCATTATAATGATCACCCGGGTACCACGCGCGCAAGAACGGATAAGCGGTTTGATTACCTGAATGATCCGGTGATCCTGGCCGGACTGTTGGATTACACGGACGAACGCTTGTCGGTGATTACCCTGTATATCCCGCAGATCCATTGCAGTTCCTGTCTGTGGTTACTGGAACAACTGAATCGTTTTAACCCGGCCATCTATTATTCCAGGGTGGATTTTCTAAAGAAACAGCTGATCGTGCGGTTCGACCCGAAGACCTTCAGCCTGCGGCAACTGGCGGAACTCCTGTATGACGTAGGATATGAGCCGCTGATCAGCCTGCAGGACATTATCCAGAAGCAGAACAAAGCGGAAAAAGGCAACCTCGTGCAAAAGATCGCTGTGGCGGGTTTTTGTTTCGGCAACGTGATGTTGCTCAGCTTTCCGGAATATTTCGGGCTTTCGGGTTATGAACAGACATTCAGACACTTTTTTGGTTACCTGAACATCTTGTTTACCTTGCCGGTGGTATTTTTTAGCGGTCGCGGTTACTTTATTTCTGCCTGGCATAACTTAAAAAAAGGGATACTGAATATCGACTTTCCGCTGGCGCTGGGTATCGCGGTGCTGTTTCTCCGGACTGCGGCGGAAGTGATCACCCATACCGGGGCGGGCTTTGCAGACACGCTATGTGGGCTGGTATTTTTCTTGTTGATAGGAAGATTTGTCCAGCAGAAAACCTATCATCATATTTCCTTTGAACGGGATTACCGTTCTTTTTTTCCGGTTGCGGTTCAGATCGTGGCGGAAGGGAAGGAAAAACCGGTGCCGCTTTCCGGCCTGGTGACCGGTCATCGCATGGTGATTCGTCACAATGAGATCATTCCTGCTGATGCGATTCTGTTGAAGGGACAGGCCCTGATCGATTTCAGCTTCGTAACCGGGGAATCGGTGCCTGTTAATAAAACATTAGGTGAGATCATTTATGCAGGGGGGCGGCAGACCGGGGAAGCCATTGAACTGGAAGTGATCAAGCCGGTATCTCAAAGCTACCTGACCCAGCTATGGAATAATGAGGCGTTTACCCGCAAACAGGATAACCGCATGAAAACCTTTAATGAAACCGTCAGTAAATATTTTACAATCGTTCTGATCGCCATCGCCGTAGGCTCGCTGCTGGCCTGGTTGCCTTTTAACTACAGGCGTGGCATCGACGCCTTTACCGCCGTGCTCATTGTGGCCTGCCCCTGTGCGCTGGCATTAAGTACGCCTTTTACCATGTCGGCCGCTTTAAGCATTTTTGACCGTAATTTCTTTTACCTCAAAAACACTGCGGTAGTGGAGCAGATGGCCCGCGTAAACACGCTGGTTATGGATAAGACAGGCACGATCACTACCGGCCGCGGCAAGCGTATCGATTTAAGCGGGGAGTTGACGGGGGACCAGCAACAATTGATCTACAGCGCCTGTGTTAATTCGATCCATCCCCTGAGCCGCATGATCTGTCAATACTTCGGGGCTTTGGAAAAACTCCCCGTCGCGTACTATCAGGAATTGCCCGGTAAAGGGATTACGGCCACCATCAACGGGCACCTGCTGCGCATCGGCAGCGGTAAGTTTTTATTCGGTTATTTTACGGAAACTAAACTGGTAACCCGCGTTCATATCATGATCGATGGCAGCTATCTCGGCTATTTTACCTTTTTACAGGAATATCGTGAGGGCATGGAACGGATAGGGGCGTTAAAGTCCGCCTATTCCCTTTACCTGCTATCCGGTGATCAGGACCATGAACGGGATGAACTTCTCCGGTTCTTTCCTGATAGGGGCCACCTGCACTTCAGCCAAAGCCCGCAACAGAAACTCGACCGTATCGAAGCGCTCCAGCTGCAGGGCCATAGGGTCATGATGCTGGGCGACGGCTTGAATGACTCCGGGGCTTTGAAACAAAGCGACCTGGGTGTAGCGGTCACGGATGATGTGAATAATTTTTCGCCGGGCAGTGACGCGATCCTCGACGGTCGCTCTTTTCATAACTTGCCGGCATTCCTGCGTTTTTCAAAAGACACGGTGAAAATCATCCATGCTTCTTTCCTGATCTCCCTCACCTATAACCTGGTCGGTCTGAGTTACGCGGTTACAGGCCGCCTGTCACCCCTGGTGGCAGCCGTACTGATGCCCCTAAGCACGGTGACCATCATCTCATTTACCACACTCGCTACTCATTTTGCCGCGAAAAGGAGGAACCTGATATGA